The following are encoded together in the Drosophila takahashii strain IR98-3 E-12201 chromosome X, DtakHiC1v2, whole genome shotgun sequence genome:
- the Flo2 gene encoding flotillin-2 isoform X6: MSAVWMGVFKVALIVGVTSLVVRRNLSFHLRTLTVEEVYKDRDQFAALVREVAAPDVGRMGIEILSFTIKDVYDDVQYLASLGKAQTAVVKRDADAGVAEANRDAGIREAECEKSAMDVKYSTDTKIEDNTRMYKLQKANFDQEINTAKAESQLAYELQAAKIRQRIRNEEIQIEVVERRKQIEIESQEVQRKDRELTGTVKLPAEAEAFRLQTLAQAKQCQTIEGARAEAERIRKIGSAEAHAIELVGKAEAERMRMKAHVYKQYGDAAIMNIVLESLPKIAAEVAAPLAKTEEIVLIGGNDNITNDVTRLVAQLPPSINALTGVDLSKVLSKIPGAKA, encoded by the exons ATGTCCGCCGTGTGGATGGGCGTCTTCAAGGTGGCCCTCATAGTGGGCGTCACCTCGCTGGTGGTCAGGCG CAATTTGTCCTTCCATTTAA GAACGCTTACAGTCGAAGAGGTGTACAAGGACCGCGACCAGTTCGCGGCTTTAGTCCGCGAGGTGGCCGCCCCGGACGTGGGTCGCATGGGCATCGAGATCCTCTCCTTCACCATCAAGGACGTCTACGATGATGTGCAGTACCTGGCCTCGCTGGGCAAGGCCCAGACGGCCGTCGTGAAGCGGGACGCCGATGCCGGCGTGGCGGAGGCCAACCGAGATGCCGGAATCCGTGAGGCCGAGTGCGAGAAGAGCGCCATGGACGTGAAGTACTCGACGGACACGAAGATCGAGGACAACACCAGGATGTACAAGCTGCAGAAGGCCAATTTCGATCAGGAGATCAACACGGCCAAGGCCGAATCGCAGCTGGCCTACGAGCTGCAGGCGGCCAAGATCCGCCAGCGCATCCGTAACGAGGAGATCCAGATCGAGGTGGTGGAGCGACGCAAGCAGATCGAGATCGAGTCGCAGGAGGTGCAGCGCAAGGATCGCGAGCTCACCGGCACCGTCAAGCTGCCGGCCGAGGCGGAGGCCTTCCGCCTCCAGACCCTCGCCCAGGCCAAGCA GTGCCAGACCATTGAGGGTGCCCGTGCCGAGGCGGAGCGCATCCGGAAGATCGGATCGGCGGAGGCCCATGCCATCGAGCTGGTGGGCAAGGCGGAGGCGGAACGCATGCGGATGAAGGCCCATGTGTACAAGCAGTATGGCGACGCGGCCATCATGAACATTGTCCTCGAATCGCTGCCGAAG ATTGCCGCCGAGGTGGCTGCCCCACTGGCCAAGACGGAGGAGATTGTCCTGATTGGCGGCAACGATAATATCACCAACGACGTGACCCGCTTGGTGGCCCAGCTGCCGCCCTCGATCAACGCCCTCACCGGAGTGGATCTGTCCAAGGTCCTGTCCAAGATTCCCGGGGCCAAGGCGTGA
- the Flo2 gene encoding flotillin-2 isoform X2, with translation MGNIHTTGPNEALIVSGGCCGSTKKRTIVGGWAWAWWLVTDVQRLSLNVMTLNPMCENVETSQGVPLTVTGVAQCKIMKMMNVYYFHHQADELLGTASEQFLGKSVKEIKQTILQTLEGHLRAILGTLTVEEVYKDRDQFAALVREVAAPDVGRMGIEILSFTIKDVYDDVQYLASLGKAQTAVVKRDADAGVAEANRDAGIREAECEKSAMDVKYSTDTKIEDNTRMYKLQKANFDQEINTAKAESQLAYELQAAKIRQRIRNEEIQIEVVERRKQIEIESQEVQRKDRELTGTVKLPAEAEAFRLQTLAQAKQCQTIEGARAEAERIRKIGSAEAHAIELVGKAEAERMRMKAHVYKQYGDAAIMNIVLESLPKIAAEVAAPLAKTEEIVLIGGNDNITNDVTRLVAQLPPSINALTGVDLSKVLSKIPGAKA, from the exons GTGGCTGCTGTGGATCGACCAAGAAGCGCACCATTGTGGGCGGCTGGGCGTGGGCGTGGTGGCTGGTGACCGATGTGCAGCGACTCTCCCTCAACGTGATGACCCTCAATCCGATGTGCGAGAACGTGGAGACCTCCCAGGGCGTTCCGCTGACGGTGACCGGAGTGGCCCAGTGCAAGATCATGAAG ATGATGAATGTCTATTATTTCCACCATCAGGCCGACGAGCTTCTAGGCACTGCCAGCGAGCAATTCCTGGGCAAGAGCGTCAAGGAGATCAAGCAGACGATCCTGCAGACCCTCGAAGGACACCTGAGGGCCATATTGG GAACGCTTACAGTCGAAGAGGTGTACAAGGACCGCGACCAGTTCGCGGCTTTAGTCCGCGAGGTGGCCGCCCCGGACGTGGGTCGCATGGGCATCGAGATCCTCTCCTTCACCATCAAGGACGTCTACGATGATGTGCAGTACCTGGCCTCGCTGGGCAAGGCCCAGACGGCCGTCGTGAAGCGGGACGCCGATGCCGGCGTGGCGGAGGCCAACCGAGATGCCGGAATCCGTGAGGCCGAGTGCGAGAAGAGCGCCATGGACGTGAAGTACTCGACGGACACGAAGATCGAGGACAACACCAGGATGTACAAGCTGCAGAAGGCCAATTTCGATCAGGAGATCAACACGGCCAAGGCCGAATCGCAGCTGGCCTACGAGCTGCAGGCGGCCAAGATCCGCCAGCGCATCCGTAACGAGGAGATCCAGATCGAGGTGGTGGAGCGACGCAAGCAGATCGAGATCGAGTCGCAGGAGGTGCAGCGCAAGGATCGCGAGCTCACCGGCACCGTCAAGCTGCCGGCCGAGGCGGAGGCCTTCCGCCTCCAGACCCTCGCCCAGGCCAAGCA GTGCCAGACCATTGAGGGTGCCCGTGCCGAGGCGGAGCGCATCCGGAAGATCGGATCGGCGGAGGCCCATGCCATCGAGCTGGTGGGCAAGGCGGAGGCGGAACGCATGCGGATGAAGGCCCATGTGTACAAGCAGTATGGCGACGCGGCCATCATGAACATTGTCCTCGAATCGCTGCCGAAG ATTGCCGCCGAGGTGGCTGCCCCACTGGCCAAGACGGAGGAGATTGTCCTGATTGGCGGCAACGATAATATCACCAACGACGTGACCCGCTTGGTGGCCCAGCTGCCGCCCTCGATCAACGCCCTCACCGGAGTGGATCTGTCCAAGGTCCTGTCCAAGATTCCCGGGGCCAAGGCGTGA
- the Flo2 gene encoding flotillin-2 isoform X1 translates to MGNIHTTGPNEALIVSGGCCGSTKKRTIVGGWAWAWWLVTDVQRLSLNVMTLNPMCENVETSQGVPLTVTGVAQCKIMKSSSYKHNDYNNDEADELLGTASEQFLGKSVKEIKQTILQTLEGHLRAILGTLTVEEVYKDRDQFAALVREVAAPDVGRMGIEILSFTIKDVYDDVQYLASLGKAQTAVVKRDADAGVAEANRDAGIREAECEKSAMDVKYSTDTKIEDNTRMYKLQKANFDQEINTAKAESQLAYELQAAKIRQRIRNEEIQIEVVERRKQIEIESQEVQRKDRELTGTVKLPAEAEAFRLQTLAQAKQCQTIEGARAEAERIRKIGSAEAHAIELVGKAEAERMRMKAHVYKQYGDAAIMNIVLESLPKIAAEVAAPLAKTEEIVLIGGNDNITNDVTRLVAQLPPSINALTGVDLSKVLSKIPGAKA, encoded by the exons GTGGCTGCTGTGGATCGACCAAGAAGCGCACCATTGTGGGCGGCTGGGCGTGGGCGTGGTGGCTGGTGACCGATGTGCAGCGACTCTCCCTCAACGTGATGACCCTCAATCCGATGTGCGAGAACGTGGAGACCTCCCAGGGCGTTCCGCTGACGGTGACCGGAGTGGCCCAGTGCAAGATCATGAAG TCATCTTCGTATAAGCATAACGATTATAATAACGACGAG GCCGACGAGCTTCTAGGCACTGCCAGCGAGCAATTCCTGGGCAAGAGCGTCAAGGAGATCAAGCAGACGATCCTGCAGACCCTCGAAGGACACCTGAGGGCCATATTGG GAACGCTTACAGTCGAAGAGGTGTACAAGGACCGCGACCAGTTCGCGGCTTTAGTCCGCGAGGTGGCCGCCCCGGACGTGGGTCGCATGGGCATCGAGATCCTCTCCTTCACCATCAAGGACGTCTACGATGATGTGCAGTACCTGGCCTCGCTGGGCAAGGCCCAGACGGCCGTCGTGAAGCGGGACGCCGATGCCGGCGTGGCGGAGGCCAACCGAGATGCCGGAATCCGTGAGGCCGAGTGCGAGAAGAGCGCCATGGACGTGAAGTACTCGACGGACACGAAGATCGAGGACAACACCAGGATGTACAAGCTGCAGAAGGCCAATTTCGATCAGGAGATCAACACGGCCAAGGCCGAATCGCAGCTGGCCTACGAGCTGCAGGCGGCCAAGATCCGCCAGCGCATCCGTAACGAGGAGATCCAGATCGAGGTGGTGGAGCGACGCAAGCAGATCGAGATCGAGTCGCAGGAGGTGCAGCGCAAGGATCGCGAGCTCACCGGCACCGTCAAGCTGCCGGCCGAGGCGGAGGCCTTCCGCCTCCAGACCCTCGCCCAGGCCAAGCA GTGCCAGACCATTGAGGGTGCCCGTGCCGAGGCGGAGCGCATCCGGAAGATCGGATCGGCGGAGGCCCATGCCATCGAGCTGGTGGGCAAGGCGGAGGCGGAACGCATGCGGATGAAGGCCCATGTGTACAAGCAGTATGGCGACGCGGCCATCATGAACATTGTCCTCGAATCGCTGCCGAAG ATTGCCGCCGAGGTGGCTGCCCCACTGGCCAAGACGGAGGAGATTGTCCTGATTGGCGGCAACGATAATATCACCAACGACGTGACCCGCTTGGTGGCCCAGCTGCCGCCCTCGATCAACGCCCTCACCGGAGTGGATCTGTCCAAGGTCCTGTCCAAGATTCCCGGGGCCAAGGCGTGA
- the Flo2 gene encoding flotillin-2 isoform X3 has protein sequence MGNIHTTGPNEALIVSGGCCGSTKKRTIVGGWAWAWWLVTDVQRLSLNVMTLNPMCENVETSQGVPLTVTGVAQCKIMKADELLGTASEQFLGKSVKEIKQTILQTLEGHLRAILGTLTVEEVYKDRDQFAALVREVAAPDVGRMGIEILSFTIKDVYDDVQYLASLGKAQTAVVKRDADAGVAEANRDAGIREAECEKSAMDVKYSTDTKIEDNTRMYKLQKANFDQEINTAKAESQLAYELQAAKIRQRIRNEEIQIEVVERRKQIEIESQEVQRKDRELTGTVKLPAEAEAFRLQTLAQAKQCQTIEGARAEAERIRKIGSAEAHAIELVGKAEAERMRMKAHVYKQYGDAAIMNIVLESLPKIAAEVAAPLAKTEEIVLIGGNDNITNDVTRLVAQLPPSINALTGVDLSKVLSKIPGAKA, from the exons GTGGCTGCTGTGGATCGACCAAGAAGCGCACCATTGTGGGCGGCTGGGCGTGGGCGTGGTGGCTGGTGACCGATGTGCAGCGACTCTCCCTCAACGTGATGACCCTCAATCCGATGTGCGAGAACGTGGAGACCTCCCAGGGCGTTCCGCTGACGGTGACCGGAGTGGCCCAGTGCAAGATCATGAAG GCCGACGAGCTTCTAGGCACTGCCAGCGAGCAATTCCTGGGCAAGAGCGTCAAGGAGATCAAGCAGACGATCCTGCAGACCCTCGAAGGACACCTGAGGGCCATATTGG GAACGCTTACAGTCGAAGAGGTGTACAAGGACCGCGACCAGTTCGCGGCTTTAGTCCGCGAGGTGGCCGCCCCGGACGTGGGTCGCATGGGCATCGAGATCCTCTCCTTCACCATCAAGGACGTCTACGATGATGTGCAGTACCTGGCCTCGCTGGGCAAGGCCCAGACGGCCGTCGTGAAGCGGGACGCCGATGCCGGCGTGGCGGAGGCCAACCGAGATGCCGGAATCCGTGAGGCCGAGTGCGAGAAGAGCGCCATGGACGTGAAGTACTCGACGGACACGAAGATCGAGGACAACACCAGGATGTACAAGCTGCAGAAGGCCAATTTCGATCAGGAGATCAACACGGCCAAGGCCGAATCGCAGCTGGCCTACGAGCTGCAGGCGGCCAAGATCCGCCAGCGCATCCGTAACGAGGAGATCCAGATCGAGGTGGTGGAGCGACGCAAGCAGATCGAGATCGAGTCGCAGGAGGTGCAGCGCAAGGATCGCGAGCTCACCGGCACCGTCAAGCTGCCGGCCGAGGCGGAGGCCTTCCGCCTCCAGACCCTCGCCCAGGCCAAGCA GTGCCAGACCATTGAGGGTGCCCGTGCCGAGGCGGAGCGCATCCGGAAGATCGGATCGGCGGAGGCCCATGCCATCGAGCTGGTGGGCAAGGCGGAGGCGGAACGCATGCGGATGAAGGCCCATGTGTACAAGCAGTATGGCGACGCGGCCATCATGAACATTGTCCTCGAATCGCTGCCGAAG ATTGCCGCCGAGGTGGCTGCCCCACTGGCCAAGACGGAGGAGATTGTCCTGATTGGCGGCAACGATAATATCACCAACGACGTGACCCGCTTGGTGGCCCAGCTGCCGCCCTCGATCAACGCCCTCACCGGAGTGGATCTGTCCAAGGTCCTGTCCAAGATTCCCGGGGCCAAGGCGTGA
- the Flo2 gene encoding flotillin-2 isoform X4 codes for MTLNPMCENVETSQGVPLTVTGVAQCKIMKSSSYKHNDYNNDEADELLGTASEQFLGKSVKEIKQTILQTLEGHLRAILGTLTVEEVYKDRDQFAALVREVAAPDVGRMGIEILSFTIKDVYDDVQYLASLGKAQTAVVKRDADAGVAEANRDAGIREAECEKSAMDVKYSTDTKIEDNTRMYKLQKANFDQEINTAKAESQLAYELQAAKIRQRIRNEEIQIEVVERRKQIEIESQEVQRKDRELTGTVKLPAEAEAFRLQTLAQAKQCQTIEGARAEAERIRKIGSAEAHAIELVGKAEAERMRMKAHVYKQYGDAAIMNIVLESLPKIAAEVAAPLAKTEEIVLIGGNDNITNDVTRLVAQLPPSINALTGVDLSKVLSKIPGAKA; via the exons ATGACCCTCAATCCGATGTGCGAGAACGTGGAGACCTCCCAGGGCGTTCCGCTGACGGTGACCGGAGTGGCCCAGTGCAAGATCATGAAG TCATCTTCGTATAAGCATAACGATTATAATAACGACGAG GCCGACGAGCTTCTAGGCACTGCCAGCGAGCAATTCCTGGGCAAGAGCGTCAAGGAGATCAAGCAGACGATCCTGCAGACCCTCGAAGGACACCTGAGGGCCATATTGG GAACGCTTACAGTCGAAGAGGTGTACAAGGACCGCGACCAGTTCGCGGCTTTAGTCCGCGAGGTGGCCGCCCCGGACGTGGGTCGCATGGGCATCGAGATCCTCTCCTTCACCATCAAGGACGTCTACGATGATGTGCAGTACCTGGCCTCGCTGGGCAAGGCCCAGACGGCCGTCGTGAAGCGGGACGCCGATGCCGGCGTGGCGGAGGCCAACCGAGATGCCGGAATCCGTGAGGCCGAGTGCGAGAAGAGCGCCATGGACGTGAAGTACTCGACGGACACGAAGATCGAGGACAACACCAGGATGTACAAGCTGCAGAAGGCCAATTTCGATCAGGAGATCAACACGGCCAAGGCCGAATCGCAGCTGGCCTACGAGCTGCAGGCGGCCAAGATCCGCCAGCGCATCCGTAACGAGGAGATCCAGATCGAGGTGGTGGAGCGACGCAAGCAGATCGAGATCGAGTCGCAGGAGGTGCAGCGCAAGGATCGCGAGCTCACCGGCACCGTCAAGCTGCCGGCCGAGGCGGAGGCCTTCCGCCTCCAGACCCTCGCCCAGGCCAAGCA GTGCCAGACCATTGAGGGTGCCCGTGCCGAGGCGGAGCGCATCCGGAAGATCGGATCGGCGGAGGCCCATGCCATCGAGCTGGTGGGCAAGGCGGAGGCGGAACGCATGCGGATGAAGGCCCATGTGTACAAGCAGTATGGCGACGCGGCCATCATGAACATTGTCCTCGAATCGCTGCCGAAG ATTGCCGCCGAGGTGGCTGCCCCACTGGCCAAGACGGAGGAGATTGTCCTGATTGGCGGCAACGATAATATCACCAACGACGTGACCCGCTTGGTGGCCCAGCTGCCGCCCTCGATCAACGCCCTCACCGGAGTGGATCTGTCCAAGGTCCTGTCCAAGATTCCCGGGGCCAAGGCGTGA
- the Flo2 gene encoding flotillin-2 isoform X5, which yields MGIEILSFTIKDVYDDVQYLASLGKAQTAVVKRDADAGVAEANRDAGIREAECEKSAMDVKYSTDTKIEDNTRMYKLQKANFDQEINTAKAESQLAYELQAAKIRQRIRNEEIQIEVVERRKQIEIESQEVQRKDRELTGTVKLPAEAEAFRLQTLAQAKQCQTIEGARAEAERIRKIGSAEAHAIELVGKAEAERMRMKAHVYKQYGDAAIMNIVLESLPKIAAEVAAPLAKTEEIVLIGGNDNITNDVTRLVAQLPPSINALTGVDLSKVLSKIPGAKA from the exons ATGGGCATCGAGATCCTCTCCTTCACCATCAAGGACGTCTACGATGATGTGCAGTACCTGGCCTCGCTGGGCAAGGCCCAGACGGCCGTCGTGAAGCGGGACGCCGATGCCGGCGTGGCGGAGGCCAACCGAGATGCCGGAATCCGTGAGGCCGAGTGCGAGAAGAGCGCCATGGACGTGAAGTACTCGACGGACACGAAGATCGAGGACAACACCAGGATGTACAAGCTGCAGAAGGCCAATTTCGATCAGGAGATCAACACGGCCAAGGCCGAATCGCAGCTGGCCTACGAGCTGCAGGCGGCCAAGATCCGCCAGCGCATCCGTAACGAGGAGATCCAGATCGAGGTGGTGGAGCGACGCAAGCAGATCGAGATCGAGTCGCAGGAGGTGCAGCGCAAGGATCGCGAGCTCACCGGCACCGTCAAGCTGCCGGCCGAGGCGGAGGCCTTCCGCCTCCAGACCCTCGCCCAGGCCAAGCA GTGCCAGACCATTGAGGGTGCCCGTGCCGAGGCGGAGCGCATCCGGAAGATCGGATCGGCGGAGGCCCATGCCATCGAGCTGGTGGGCAAGGCGGAGGCGGAACGCATGCGGATGAAGGCCCATGTGTACAAGCAGTATGGCGACGCGGCCATCATGAACATTGTCCTCGAATCGCTGCCGAAG ATTGCCGCCGAGGTGGCTGCCCCACTGGCCAAGACGGAGGAGATTGTCCTGATTGGCGGCAACGATAATATCACCAACGACGTGACCCGCTTGGTGGCCCAGCTGCCGCCCTCGATCAACGCCCTCACCGGAGTGGATCTGTCCAAGGTCCTGTCCAAGATTCCCGGGGCCAAGGCGTGA
- the LOC138913908 gene encoding uncharacterized protein, translating into MSSLRRSHGGGRDFLQENKQNVSRMETNGRCLAAANARRVPLWRPVVLHYSEKLRPHGRNSQLRPRQQPAHEAPDLRSGLAQPYGFRNEPRRRMLPNQEVRREQERLQGGWEDQQKQRPAKKCCNGCHCHHGQGHQAETVSLHQGHQAEIGSSHQGHHAEMGSSHQGHHAEMASPHQGHQAEASAAYQGHQTVESDAIISKQGEGDQADRVSISSRLSRLSRRSQRIVTQNSQENTDVEAPLSARSTASAKTLKSRRSVSQESVRSNATIKSNITVASRSTTASKRSQVSRKSQMMEVMPPPTHLQDQKAPVEKTPPPVAYEGYTPLTSSERNAALQDAHFKYGKLVEEYNHLPVSEPTLRVRNRKIAIERQLDELDYAINMFDQPHLDMYYKK; encoded by the coding sequence ATGTCTTCGCTCCGGCGGTCACATGGCGGCGGTCGTGATTTCCTGCAGGAGAACAAGCAGAATGTCTCGCGAATGGAGACGAATGGCAGATGCCTAGCGGCAGCCAATGCCCGTCGGGTGCCCCTGTGGCGTCCAGTGGTGCTCCACTACTCGGAGAAGCTGCGTCCCCATGGCCGCAATAGCCAGCTTCGTCCACGCCAGCAGCCCGCCCACGAGGCTCCCGATCTGCGCAGTGGTCTGGCCCAGCCATATGGCTTCAGGAACGAGCCGCGTCGAAGGATGCTACCTAATCAGGAGGTCCGAAGGGAGCAGGAGCGCCTGCAGGGCGGCTGGGAGGACCAGCAGAAGCAGAGGCCGGCGAAGAAGTGCTGCAACGGTTGCCACTGTCACCACGGTCAGGGTCACCAGGCCGAGACGGTGTCGCTGCATCAGGGTCACCAGGCCGAGATCGGATCATCCCATCAGGGTCACCATGCTGAGATGGGATCATCCCATCAGGGTCACCATGCTGAGATGGCATCTCCCCATCAGGGTCACCAAGCAGAAGCTTCAGCTGCTTATCAGGGTCACCAAACAGTGGAATCAGACGCCATAATATCCAAACAGGGCGAGGGTGATCAGGCCGATCGCGTTTCTATATCTTCCCGACTATCCCGTTTAAGTCGCCGCTCCCAAAGGATCGTCACTCAGAATTCCCAGGAGAACACCGATGTGGAGGCACCTTTAAGCGCCCGCAGCACTGCCTCCGCCAAGACCCTCAAGTCCAGGCGATCCGTTTCCCAGGAAAGTGTGCGCTCAAATGCCACCATCAAGTCCAACATTACGGTGGCCTCCAGGAGCACCACGGCCTCGAAGAGATCTCAGGTTAGTCGCAAGTCGCAGATGATGGAGGTAATGCCGCCTCCCACGCATCTGCAGGATCAGAAGGCTCCCGTGGAGAAGACACCACCGCCAGTTGCCTACGAGGGCTACACACCGTTGACCAGCAGCGAACGAAACGCTGCCCTCCAGGATGCCCACTTCAAGTACGGCAAGCTGGTCGAGGAATACAACCACCTGCCCGTTTCGGAGCCAACTTTGCGCGTGCGCAATCGAAAGATCGCCATCGAACGACAGCTGGACGAACTGGACTATGCCATCAATATGTTCGATCAGCCCCATTTGGATATGTATTACAAGAAGTAA